The following is a genomic window from Armatimonadota bacterium.
AGCGCGAACTCGTTGCCGGGGCCCCAGCGGGGGTCGCCGACTTCCAGACCCTCAACGGTCACCGCCCCTTCCGGGCCGACTATCATCTCCCCCATCACCGCCGCATCGTCCACGCTGCCCGGCGCGCCGTTCCACACGCTGGTCTCCTCGGTAGGCTCGACGTTGTGACGGACGCGCCCGATGTTGAGCGCCCAGCGCACCGGCGTGCCGAGGCGCCGAACGCCGAGGTCGCCGAGGTCGAGTGTCATCTCGACGCGCCATTCGCCTTCATCCCTCGCCGCGGCAATCTGCGCGCGCCCGGCCATTGCGTCGTCTGTCTTGACACCGTCCGGGTTGACCGCGAATTGCTCGAAGCGGCGCTTGGTGTTGGTCACGTCAATGTGGATCTCGACGAAGTCGTCGGACCAGACGATGCCAGCTTCGGGCGTCGCCTTGACTTGCATGCCCTCGGGCTCAGCTTCCGCGCAGCGGATGCCTATGTAAAGGCGCCTGCCGTCGCACAGGAAGTGGACGGCCGTCGCCTGTGACGGCCTCTCGCCCGTTTGCTCCAGCAGGAAGCCATCCGCGACACCCGCCGACTGCCACACCGGCTCGTCGAGCGCGCCGTCGAGCGTCGGGGCGCCGATTGGCGCAACCATCGGAACGCGAACCGTCTTGGCCGCCGCGGAGTCGGGGGACAGCATCGTCGCGAGCGCGACGGCGACCAGTGCGCCTGTCAGGGACATCCGAACGGGAGTCACAAGTATCCTCCTCGGGCCGTTGTGGATTATCGGTGCTGCGCGCGCGTGAGTCATGCGCGCTATTTGCCGGGCGCGACGAAGAGCGGCTGGCTCCAGGCTCGCTTGCCGTCGGCTTGGCGCACGTAGTCCACCCTGACGTAGCGCTCATCGCCCTGCAACTCGTAGACCGCCGCTTTGCGATCGAAGGCACTGAGACCGAGCAGGCGGATGCCATGGGCGCCGCGGAACGTGAAGTAGCCATCGTCGTCGGCGCTCGCACGGATGGCGCCATCCCGCACCTCGACCCGCAGCGCGGGCCCTTGGGAGGCATAGAAGTTGCCAGCCCGCAGGTTCGCGAGGATGTCCTCAGGCGTGCAGGCCGGGGCATTGACCATGACAAAGCCGTAGGAGGTCGGCGCGTCGGGGTCACCGTGGAAGTCGTCGGAGGCGACGCCCCAGACGATCTTGCCCTTGGTCAGCAGGTAGTCCCACGGCCGGGTCTGGTCGGCGCGGCCGCCGATCTCAATCATGGCCACGCCGCGCAGCGCGTCAAGCTCTGCCAGCTCGTAGCCCACCGCGCCCTCGGGGTGGGCAAGCAAGGTCAAGCCGCCCTTGGCCGCAACGACGTTAATGGTCTGCTGGGCGGTGAGGGTGACGCTCTTCTCGGTGTAGTTGATGCAGACGATATCGCCCTCCAGGGTGCCGCGCTCATGGCCCAGGAGGCGCACGATCTGCTCGCCGTCCGGCGAGCGGTCGTCCGTGGTGATGACGTCGTGATCGCTGATCTGCACCCACGAGCAGCCGTCGGCCAGGTACTTGCCGATAAGCACGGCGGGCGGCGTGCGGCCGTCACTGTTGGTGGTGTGGGCGTGGAGCTGGCCCTTGTACCAATTGGGATAGGAACGGCAGGGGTTGCGGACGACGAGGCGCTTGCCCGTGACGGTCGTCACCTTGGTCGCCGGGATGTCGGGCCGGAAGTCCGGGGCCGGCGGGGCCGGCGTAATGCCCGGGGTGCCGATGGTGAAGGTGGCGGTAGTGATGCTGCCCGGCGCCAGCTTGAGCCGGTAGCCCAGGGTGTCGCGAGGCACTAAGTCGAGGTGATAGACGGCGGGCAGGAACTCATCCGTCATGACGAACTCGAAGCCCCAGACACCCGGCGAGAGCTGCGGCAGGTTCTCCTGCATGCCGGGCAGCTCGCGGATGATGAGGGTGACCGCCGTGACCACGCCGGCCGGGTCTTCGATGGTCGCCGCCATGCGCAGGGTGTCGCCCGTCTTGACCTGGGCGGGCGCGATCTGCACGTCCGCGATCTTGGGCAAGGCCTGTGCCCCGGCCAAGCTGACGACCGCCAGGAGCAGCAGGATGCAGACAGCCGATCGGAATCCTCGAGCCATTTGACTCCTCCGTTTCATCGATTGCATGCCCGCCGCGGCGTTCTCTTGCGGGCCTGCCACAGCGCCTGCGTTCAGCTCGCCAGCCGGCGCAGGGCGTCGAGCTTCTCGCGGTCCCCGATGTGCGCTTTATTCACCGCTTCGCGCAGCACCTCGATCGAGCGGTCGTAGGTCTCGCGGTCCACGGGATAGGGATATCCGTCTTTGCCGCCGTGAGCGAAGGAGAACGCGGCGGGATCTCGCGTGCTGGCGGGGATGCCGTAAACCAGGTCCGAGATGAGCGCCAGCGCGCGGATCGCCTTCGGGCCGACGCCGCGCACCTCGAGGAGCTGCTGGAAGTCCTGGGGCTGGCGCTCGTATGACTTGAGCAGGATGCGCTTGAGCGAATCCGGCCGCAGCTCGCTGACGAGCACCTCATGGTGTCGCGGCAGAGAGAGCGACTGCATGCGCTCGATCTCGCTCGCCAGGCGCTCGGGTTTCTCCTGCGACAGCAGGGCCGTCGTCTGCCGCGCCTCCTCGCTCTCCCGCGCGACCATGTTGAGCACCTGCCGCGCCGAGCCCTCGGAGCACACGCCGCGGTGGGGCTCGCGGACGAAGCTGTCCATCTCATCGGATAGCCAGTGGTATCGCCGCGCCCACGCCGTGTCCTCATTCATCCCCTGCTGCACGACCGCCCAGTGCCCGTCGCGCGTGAAGAGAAAGGTGTGATGGTAGAGTTGATAACCGTCCTGCACGGCGGTGTTGTCCACCTTGGCGGACATGCGGGAGGCGTAGATCAACTCCTCGGGATCGCGCCCGAGCGAGAATCGCTCGCCGTGGGCGGCAATGTCATCGGGCGTGCGGCGCGAGGTCTTGCCCTTGCCGCCGGCGACGAACAGGCCGAGGTCGGCCTCGGTTCCGCGCAGCGCCTGCTTGAGCGCGCCGCATACGGTCGTGGTGACTCCGGAGCTGTGCCAGTCGAAGCCCAGGACGCAGCCGAACGCCTGGAACCACCAGGGATCCGCCAGGCGAGCCAGCATCTCGCGCGGGCCGTGTTCCTCGACCATGCAGCGCGTGATCTCCCGCGACAGCTTCGTCATGCGACCGAACAGCCATCGCGGCGCCGAGCCGCCGTGCAGCGGGAGGTTCGCGGATCCGGTTCGCATCGCGTTCCCAGTATAGATGAAACCTCCGGGGGTGTCGAGGCCGCCCATCTCCAGGGCGTGGTTGTGCAATCTCGGCGGCGGCGTCCACCTGCAGTCGGGCCGAGTCGGAGGATTGGCGGCACAGGGGCATGCATCGCGGGAATGAGTCGCCCTCACCGGGCCCGGCTCCGGCGCGCAGGCCAGGGGAACTCCCTTACGCCCTGATTGCGGGAGTGCGGTGCAGGCGACGAGCGCGCGAGTGCGCCGAGGCGGGCCGCGGAAGCTGAAAGGGGCTGGTCCGAACGCACGCCGCGTGATTCTGATATAATCTACGCGGCTCGCGCGATTTCGATGTCTCAAGACACACCGTCAAGTTCCCGCATACCGGTCAAGCCCGGGGATTGCGTCACCCTGCGTCTGGACTCTCTCGCCGCGGGCGGCGAGGCCGTCGGGCGGTATGAGGGTCTCGCCATGTTTGTGGAATACGGCGCGCCGGGCGATGTCGCCGACGTGCGTGTCAGCCATGTTGCACGCAACTACGCCCGCGGGCGCATCGAGCGGCTCGTCGAGCCGGGACCGGACCGGGTGGAGCCGCCGTGCCCGTACTTCGGGTCGTGCGGCGGCTGCGACTGGCAGCATCTCGAATACCAGTCCCAGGTAGCGGCCAAGGTGGAGATGCTGCGCGAGTCCTTCGCCCGCATCGCGTCGCTCGAGTTGGACGGCATCATCGCGCCGATCGCGATGCGCGATCCCTGGCGCTGCCGCAGCGCGGCGGAGTTCACGGTGGCTGCAACCGACCCGCCCGCACTGGGGTTCCTGCGCGCGCGGAGCAACGATGTCGTGCCGATCGCGGACTGCCTGGTGCAGCATCCGCTGAACGTCGAGATCCTCCACGCGATGAACGAGTGGCTGGCGCGACACGGGGCCGGAGAGTTATGGTTGGTTGGGACGCGGACCTCGTTCGCCGAGGAGCGCGCGTTGATCGGGTTGGCGTTCCGCGGCGAGGGCCCGGCCGCGCAAGATGCGGCCGCCGATCTGATGCGCGCGGTGCCGCGCATCGCCGGGGTGTCGGCGGTCACCGCACGCGACCGCCGCGAGCAGCACCGACGCCTGTCGCGCCACGTGGCCGGCGAGGAGTTCATCCACGAGCGGGTCGGCGAGCGGACCTACCGGATCGGGGCCGACACCTTCTTCCAGGTCAATCCGCAGCAGGCCGCGCGGCTAGTCGAGACGATGGAGGAGATGGCGCGCGTCGGCCGAGGCGAGACGGTGGTGGATGCATACTGCGGAGCGGGTATCTTCCTGGTACCGTTGGCTGAGCGGGCGGGGCGCGCCATCGGTATCGAATCGAATCCCGCGGCGGTGCGCGATGCGCGCGCGAATCTGCGGCAAGCGGGCTTGGGACATGCGACGGTC
Proteins encoded in this region:
- a CDS encoding DUF763 domain-containing protein codes for the protein MRTGSANLPLHGGSAPRWLFGRMTKLSREITRCMVEEHGPREMLARLADPWWFQAFGCVLGFDWHSSGVTTTVCGALKQALRGTEADLGLFVAGGKGKTSRRTPDDIAAHGERFSLGRDPEELIYASRMSAKVDNTAVQDGYQLYHHTFLFTRDGHWAVVQQGMNEDTAWARRYHWLSDEMDSFVREPHRGVCSEGSARQVLNMVARESEEARQTTALLSQEKPERLASEIERMQSLSLPRHHEVLVSELRPDSLKRILLKSYERQPQDFQQLLEVRGVGPKAIRALALISDLVYGIPASTRDPAAFSFAHGGKDGYPYPVDRETYDRSIEVLREAVNKAHIGDREKLDALRRLAS
- the rlmD gene encoding 23S rRNA (uracil(1939)-C(5))-methyltransferase RlmD, whose protein sequence is MSQDTPSSSRIPVKPGDCVTLRLDSLAAGGEAVGRYEGLAMFVEYGAPGDVADVRVSHVARNYARGRIERLVEPGPDRVEPPCPYFGSCGGCDWQHLEYQSQVAAKVEMLRESFARIASLELDGIIAPIAMRDPWRCRSAAEFTVAATDPPALGFLRARSNDVVPIADCLVQHPLNVEILHAMNEWLARHGAGELWLVGTRTSFAEERALIGLAFRGEGPAAQDAAADLMRAVPRIAGVSAVTARDRREQHRRLSRHVAGEEFIHERVGERTYRIGADTFFQVNPQQAARLVETMEEMARVGRGETVVDAYCGAGIFLVPLAERAGRAIGIESNPAAVRDARANLRQAGLGHATVVREKVERALPLMARGSGSAERAADGASRERRTARSARADIVVLDPPRQGCGRQVMNAVGALAPRAVVMVSCDPTTLARDIGLLAEHGYQARRTVAIDMFPHTWRVESATLCER